In a single window of the Luteibaculum oceani genome:
- a CDS encoding DHH family phosphoesterase — protein MELLRDKTELLLALKMHLKEVKNIAITTHINPDGDAIGSTMGLMLTLKSLGYNAKVITPNAMPAFLNWLDPNNEIINAEEQKDLFQTTIEQAELIFCLDFNTLKRIEHVGHAVEKTTCKKVLVDHHQQPEEFDYMFAFPGASSTCEIVFEMLKALEWKKYINSHAANSLYTGLMTDTGSFRYKGTTATTLRVASELVDLGADPAAINERVNNASSLNRLKLLGFSLNEKLEIISGKGVAFIYLSKEDLADFDYQPGDTEGLVNFPLGVDEIKVSVLIKEQDNKIKFSFRSKGDISVNDFARTYFDGGGHVNAAGGVSFDSWEATKTKFLNAVNEFF, from the coding sequence ATGGAATTATTAAGAGATAAGACAGAGCTTCTTTTGGCGCTAAAAATGCACCTTAAGGAGGTTAAAAATATAGCCATTACCACACATATAAACCCCGACGGTGATGCAATAGGATCCACCATGGGGCTTATGTTAACTCTTAAATCTCTAGGATATAATGCTAAGGTTATAACACCAAATGCTATGCCTGCATTTCTAAATTGGCTAGACCCAAATAATGAAATTATTAATGCGGAGGAACAAAAGGATTTGTTTCAAACAACCATAGAGCAGGCGGAATTAATTTTTTGTCTTGACTTTAACACTTTAAAGCGAATAGAGCACGTTGGGCATGCAGTTGAAAAAACTACTTGTAAAAAGGTGCTTGTCGATCATCACCAACAACCCGAAGAATTCGATTATATGTTCGCCTTCCCAGGGGCAAGCTCAACCTGCGAAATCGTGTTCGAAATGCTGAAGGCTCTTGAGTGGAAAAAGTATATAAATTCTCATGCTGCCAACTCCTTGTATACCGGATTAATGACCGATACAGGTAGCTTTAGGTACAAGGGTACAACCGCCACAACGTTGCGTGTAGCATCAGAACTTGTTGATTTAGGAGCTGATCCCGCAGCCATTAACGAGCGGGTTAACAATGCATCTAGTTTAAACCGCCTTAAATTGTTGGGTTTTTCTCTTAATGAAAAACTGGAAATTATTTCTGGTAAGGGCGTAGCTTTTATTTATCTCAGCAAGGAGGATCTGGCGGATTTCGATTATCAGCCAGGGGATACCGAAGGACTGGTTAATTTCCCATTGGGTGTGGATGAGATAAAGGTGAGTGTCCTGATCAAGGAGCAAGACAATAAAATTAAATTCTCGTTTAGGTCTAAAGGAGATATTTCGGTTAACGATTTCGCCCGTACATATTTCGATGGTGGTGGGCATGTTAATGCTGCCGGTGGAGTTAGTTTCGATTCGTGGGAAGCAACAAAAACAAAATTTTTAAATGCAGTTAATGAATTTTTCTAA
- a CDS encoding nucleoside-diphosphate kinase — translation MAGNRTFTMIKPDAVGNGHAGKILDQILEAGFRVVALKYTQLTDADAKAFYAVHKERPFYGELVEYMSSGPIYAAILEKDNAVADFRTLIGATNPAEAAEGTIRQRFAESIAANAIHGSDSDENAAIEGNFFFSERERH, via the coding sequence ATGGCTGGTAACAGAACCTTTACAATGATTAAGCCCGATGCTGTAGGGAATGGGCACGCAGGAAAAATTTTAGATCAAATTTTAGAAGCTGGATTTAGAGTAGTAGCGTTAAAGTACACGCAACTTACCGATGCAGATGCTAAGGCATTTTATGCAGTGCACAAAGAGCGTCCATTTTATGGAGAGCTTGTAGAGTACATGTCTTCTGGACCTATTTATGCTGCGATTTTAGAAAAAGACAACGCAGTTGCAGACTTTAGAACCCTTATCGGTGCTACCAACCCAGCCGAAGCTGCAGAAGGTACTATCCGTCAAAGATTTGCAGAGAGCATTGCTGCTAACGCAATTCACGGTTCTGATAGCGATGAGAACGCTGCAATTGAAGGAAACTTCTTTTTCTCAGAAAGAGAGCGTCACTAA
- the aat gene encoding leucyl/phenylalanyl-tRNA--protein transferase: MITLENKKQIDFPEPSTVNEVHPGLIAAGGNLDPENILRAYKKGLFPWFNPGEPVLWWSPDPRMVLYPEKVRIQKDVKKMLKSKEYDYLVNHRTDQVIRACGEQVRENQDGTWISEDIISSYSQLAAKQAVWSISVWKQGELMAGLYGLKLGKVFFGESMFTKIPNGSKAALVLLCTHFIDEIRLIDCQQETSHLRFMGAENIRRDLFLHLLKLYT; this comes from the coding sequence ATGATTACCCTTGAAAATAAAAAGCAAATCGACTTTCCAGAACCAAGCACGGTTAATGAGGTACATCCTGGTTTGATAGCAGCTGGTGGTAATTTAGATCCAGAAAACATTCTAAGAGCCTACAAAAAGGGTTTATTTCCATGGTTTAACCCGGGTGAACCGGTACTTTGGTGGAGTCCAGATCCTAGAATGGTTTTATACCCCGAGAAGGTTAGAATACAGAAGGATGTTAAAAAAATGCTGAAATCAAAAGAATACGACTATTTGGTTAATCATAGAACCGACCAAGTAATAAGGGCATGTGGTGAACAGGTTCGCGAAAACCAAGATGGCACATGGATTTCTGAAGATATAATTTCAAGTTATTCCCAATTGGCAGCAAAGCAAGCTGTATGGTCTATTTCGGTTTGGAAACAAGGTGAACTAATGGCAGGTTTATATGGGTTAAAGTTGGGCAAGGTCTTTTTTGGGGAATCCATGTTTACTAAAATTCCAAACGGTTCTAAGGCTGCCCTGGTGCTTCTCTGCACCCATTTCATTGATGAGATAAGACTGATAGATTGCCAACAAGAAACCTCTCATCTGCGCTTTATGGGAGCTGAAAATATAAGACGAGATTTATTCCTCCACCTTCTTAAATTATACACGTAA
- a CDS encoding alkaline phosphatase D family protein: MKFNLLLLLFLVINGFLWGQTDSEIRQIRYSAANDELVYISEMAPFYHGVASGDPTHNSVILWTRITPTHKAAQLNVIFEVATDISFSNIISRGSLNTNAEKDFTVKFDQQGLQPNSFYYYRFIHNTDTSIVGRTKTMPIDDAENIRFGVVSCSNFQAGHFNAYRFASQRTDLDFILHLGDYIYEYGEGGYGYNEDTQRGHEPDHEMVTLEDYRLRHSFYHLDPDLRRAHQLFPWITTWDDHESTNDSYKDGAQNHTDSTEGDWEIRKNAAAKAYSEWMPIRNPDPINPVKIWRAFDYGNLMDLIMIDTRIWGRDKQVRSTNDENYGDPERTILGKDQLSWFKDRLSRSNSQWKIIGNQVQIMLVQTGPNQPFNLDPWDGYPAERDTVLRFIRDNEIDNVVFLTGDIHTTWAADLALDPFNTKSSLNPDGYTALTQDGAIATEFVTPSVTSDNLNEILGAPAGSSTGLEAALMQTNPQIKYIELDDHGLMIFDVNKDRAQAQWYVGEILERDTTPELLTAYKTDSESNRISPALLELFEDDEKTPENPEEIKKKYRTDIGTKEIGVVFNAFPNPCNDFVRIQFGIEKAIKGEIYLIDAQGKTIIKEALKSFNSGVYEYTLNTSQLKSGIYFFQLKSRIGNLSYQIVKS; this comes from the coding sequence ATGAAATTCAACTTATTACTCTTGTTATTCCTTGTAATTAATGGCTTTTTGTGGGGCCAAACCGATTCTGAAATCAGACAGATTAGGTACTCTGCGGCAAATGACGAACTAGTTTACATCTCAGAAATGGCGCCATTTTATCATGGTGTTGCCTCGGGAGACCCCACGCATAACTCGGTAATTCTTTGGACGCGAATTACGCCAACACACAAAGCAGCACAACTTAATGTCATTTTTGAGGTTGCCACTGATATCTCCTTTTCAAATATTATCTCAAGAGGAAGTTTAAATACCAACGCGGAAAAAGATTTTACCGTAAAATTTGACCAGCAAGGCCTTCAGCCCAATAGCTTTTACTACTATAGATTTATTCATAATACGGATACATCGATTGTGGGGAGAACTAAAACGATGCCCATCGATGACGCTGAAAACATAAGGTTTGGCGTGGTTTCCTGTTCCAATTTTCAAGCGGGACATTTTAATGCCTATCGATTTGCTTCGCAGCGTACGGACTTAGATTTCATTCTACACCTAGGAGACTATATTTATGAGTATGGTGAGGGAGGCTATGGGTACAATGAAGATACCCAAAGGGGGCACGAGCCAGATCACGAAATGGTTACCCTTGAGGATTATCGCTTGAGGCATTCTTTTTATCACTTAGACCCCGATTTGCGTCGCGCACATCAATTATTCCCTTGGATAACCACCTGGGATGATCACGAAAGCACCAATGACTCCTATAAGGATGGTGCCCAAAACCATACCGATAGTACCGAGGGAGATTGGGAAATAAGAAAAAATGCAGCGGCGAAGGCTTATTCAGAATGGATGCCTATCAGAAATCCCGACCCCATTAATCCTGTTAAGATATGGCGGGCATTCGATTACGGAAATTTGATGGACCTGATTATGATAGATACCCGAATATGGGGAAGAGATAAACAAGTAAGATCTACGAATGATGAGAACTACGGTGATCCGGAAAGAACCATTTTGGGCAAAGATCAATTAAGTTGGTTTAAGGATAGGCTGTCCCGCTCAAACTCACAATGGAAAATAATTGGTAACCAGGTTCAAATTATGTTGGTGCAAACTGGCCCAAACCAACCTTTTAACCTAGATCCATGGGATGGATACCCAGCGGAAAGGGATACGGTATTGAGATTTATCCGAGACAATGAAATAGACAATGTGGTCTTTCTTACAGGAGATATTCATACAACCTGGGCAGCAGATTTGGCCTTGGACCCTTTTAATACAAAATCTTCGCTTAATCCTGACGGTTACACGGCTTTAACCCAAGATGGTGCTATTGCAACGGAGTTTGTAACCCCATCAGTTACCTCGGATAATCTTAACGAAATTTTGGGTGCGCCAGCTGGATCTAGTACGGGATTAGAAGCAGCTCTTATGCAAACCAATCCTCAAATTAAATACATAGAATTGGATGACCACGGTTTGATGATTTTTGATGTAAATAAGGATAGAGCCCAGGCGCAATGGTACGTTGGTGAAATATTGGAAAGGGATACAACCCCAGAATTATTGACAGCCTATAAAACCGATAGTGAATCGAATAGGATAAGCCCAGCTCTATTAGAGTTATTCGAGGATGATGAAAAAACTCCAGAGAATCCAGAAGAAATAAAGAAAAAGTACCGCACCGATATTGGTACCAAAGAAATTGGAGTTGTTTTTAATGCTTTTCCAAACCCTTGTAACGATTTTGTACGAATTCAATTTGGAATTGAAAAAGCTATTAAAGGAGAAATTTATCTGATAGATGCTCAGGGAAAAACCATAATAAAAGAAGCACTGAAATCATTTAATAGCGGGGTTTACGAGTATACTCTCAATACGAGCCAATTAAAATCAGGTATTTACTTCTTCCAATTAAAAAGTAGAATTGGTAATTTAAGCTACCAAATTGTAAAAAGTTAA
- a CDS encoding DUF721 domain-containing protein, whose amino-acid sequence MSIKRQNSEPLGAVIKRLLKAYRLNDKYYKVAIEEEWKQLMGPLITKHTESIYYKEGKLVIKLSSAVLRQELSFGKEKIMRSINKALGEPIIKTVELR is encoded by the coding sequence TTGAGTATAAAGAGACAAAATTCAGAACCTCTGGGAGCAGTTATCAAACGACTGTTGAAGGCCTATCGCCTAAACGATAAATACTACAAGGTTGCAATAGAGGAGGAGTGGAAGCAACTTATGGGGCCGCTTATTACTAAACACACCGAATCTATCTACTACAAAGAGGGGAAACTGGTAATAAAATTGTCCTCTGCTGTTTTAAGGCAAGAGCTTTCTTTTGGAAAGGAAAAAATAATGCGTTCCATCAACAAAGCTCTTGGAGAACCGATTATAAAAACTGTAGAGCTTCGTTAA
- the recF gene encoding DNA replication/repair protein RecF (All proteins in this family for which functions are known are DNA-binding proteins that assist the filamentation of RecA onto DNA for the initiation of recombination or recombinational repair.) produces MKLSKLSIINFKNHLEAEYDLGDRINAFCGENGAGKTNVLDAIYALCYTKSFLNTIDSQLVNFESDFFLIQGGIEKDNAQYPVSLGFKKGQKKVLKLVGKPVEKFSEYVGFFPAVVIAPSDRDLIHEGSEFRRRFIDGIIANYDRAYLEALLKYQGVVRNRNALLKQMQTGGKRDYEYLSVWDEQLVQLTDQILPKRHALLEKFAPIFKEYYRQISNANEEPNIKYQPGISENGLATDLRSNLEKDLRLGYTSVGLHKDDFTFSLNNKPIKKFGSQGQQKTYLLALKLTNYQILSDNAGVLPFLLLDDIFDKLDQNRVSYLLKLIGEGNFGQIFISHTNLQELEEILGNAKLEAKFFSL; encoded by the coding sequence TTGAAACTTTCAAAGCTAAGTATAATCAACTTTAAAAATCATCTCGAAGCAGAGTATGATTTGGGCGATCGTATCAATGCTTTCTGTGGGGAAAATGGAGCGGGAAAAACCAATGTATTAGATGCGATTTATGCCCTTTGTTACACCAAGAGCTTTCTTAATACTATTGATTCTCAGTTAGTTAATTTTGAAAGCGATTTTTTCCTGATTCAAGGAGGAATAGAAAAGGATAATGCCCAATACCCAGTTTCTCTCGGGTTTAAAAAAGGTCAAAAAAAGGTTCTAAAACTGGTAGGCAAACCTGTTGAAAAGTTCTCGGAATATGTTGGATTTTTTCCTGCAGTGGTTATTGCGCCTTCCGATCGAGACTTGATTCACGAGGGCAGCGAATTTAGAAGAAGGTTTATCGATGGCATCATAGCGAATTATGATAGGGCATATTTAGAAGCACTATTGAAATACCAGGGTGTAGTAAGAAATAGGAATGCCCTATTAAAACAAATGCAGACTGGTGGCAAGAGAGATTATGAATATTTGAGTGTATGGGATGAGCAGCTAGTGCAACTCACCGATCAAATTCTTCCCAAACGCCATGCGTTACTGGAAAAATTCGCACCTATATTTAAAGAATATTACAGGCAGATTTCGAATGCGAACGAGGAGCCAAACATAAAATATCAACCAGGTATTAGTGAAAATGGTTTAGCGACTGATTTAAGATCTAACCTGGAAAAAGACTTGCGATTGGGTTACACTTCTGTTGGATTACATAAAGACGACTTTACTTTCAGCCTGAATAATAAACCCATCAAAAAATTTGGGAGTCAAGGTCAACAAAAAACCTATTTATTGGCCTTGAAACTCACTAACTACCAAATTTTATCTGATAACGCAGGGGTTCTACCTTTTTTGCTTTTAGATGATATCTTTGATAAGCTTGATCAAAACAGGGTGTCTTACTTGTTGAAGTTGATCGGAGAAGGCAATTTTGGACAAATATTTATTTCCCATACTAACCTTCAGGAATTGGAGGAAATACTGGGCAACGCTAAATTAGAAGCTAAATTCTTTTCACTTTGA
- a CDS encoding YfgM family protein, which yields MSDNKPEEKIVDVDKVYSQSEDFFEKNKKQITLVGGVLVAILGIFLAYKNLYQKPRIEEAKELMWKAEYYFEIDSLDKAIQGDGTNFGFEYIASEYSGTPSGNLAHYYLGISYLKKSQFEMAIDHLKAADLDDKIVGAIAKGGIGDAYVELGVFDKALDYYSKAISHSDNSFSAPLYLMKKATLLEEMGQFDKALKAYEQIKSKYPESAEAQDIDKYIARASSFAG from the coding sequence ATGTCAGATAACAAGCCAGAAGAAAAGATAGTTGACGTAGATAAGGTTTACTCACAATCTGAGGATTTCTTTGAGAAGAACAAAAAGCAAATCACCTTAGTTGGTGGTGTTTTAGTTGCCATTCTTGGGATTTTCTTAGCGTATAAAAACCTATATCAAAAACCAAGGATTGAAGAGGCAAAAGAGCTAATGTGGAAGGCAGAGTACTACTTTGAAATAGACTCATTAGACAAGGCCATTCAAGGAGACGGAACTAATTTTGGATTCGAATACATAGCTTCTGAATACAGCGGGACTCCTTCTGGTAATTTAGCACACTATTACCTAGGGATTAGTTACCTAAAAAAATCTCAATTCGAGATGGCTATTGACCATTTAAAGGCAGCTGACCTAGATGATAAAATCGTTGGTGCTATTGCTAAAGGTGGAATTGGAGATGCATACGTAGAGCTAGGAGTTTTCGATAAGGCTTTAGACTATTACAGCAAGGCGATCAGCCACAGCGACAACAGTTTTTCTGCTCCATTATACCTGATGAAAAAGGCAACCCTTTTAGAGGAAATGGGACAATTTGATAAAGCCTTAAAAGCTTACGAGCAAATAAAGTCTAAATACCCTGAAAGTGCGGAAGCACAAGATATAGATAAGTATATCGCTCGCGCTTCATCTTTTGCTGGATAA
- the ribH gene encoding 6,7-dimethyl-8-ribityllumazine synthase produces the protein MATEGKNLSHYDKDSIPDGSDFTIGIVVSEWNDEITGALLKGAVETLKKHGVQENKLHVKWVPGSFELPLASQWLIQQHSPHAVIALGSVIQGETKHFDFVCEACALGIKDVSLSENTPIIFGVLTDNTHEQAVARSGGKHGNKGIECAIAALKMAALRRNLWV, from the coding sequence ATGGCAACAGAAGGAAAAAATTTATCTCATTACGATAAGGATAGCATTCCCGATGGTTCGGATTTTACCATCGGGATTGTTGTTTCTGAATGGAATGATGAAATAACTGGAGCTCTGTTAAAAGGAGCTGTAGAAACCCTTAAGAAACATGGGGTTCAGGAAAACAAATTACACGTTAAGTGGGTGCCTGGAAGTTTCGAGCTTCCCCTTGCCTCCCAATGGCTTATCCAACAACATAGTCCACACGCTGTAATCGCCCTTGGATCGGTTATTCAGGGTGAAACCAAACATTTCGATTTTGTTTGCGAGGCCTGTGCACTTGGAATTAAAGATGTTAGCCTTTCTGAAAATACTCCGATTATTTTTGGTGTATTAACAGACAACACGCATGAGCAAGCCGTTGCAAGATCGGGTGGAAAGCACGGAAATAAAGGAATTGAATGTGCTATTGCTGCATTGAAAATGGCAGCATTAAGAAGAAACCTTTGGGTTTAA
- a CDS encoding DUF4442 domain-containing protein, whose amino-acid sequence MNLEKLFVGVKKGGWGLTKLNLALSIAIPFNKPHGIKVKELGDNHVKTFVPYKRRNFNHIKGIHACALATVAEFCSGLLLLSRVNPRKYRIIMQELKVNYSYQAKSDTIAHFELSENDLQSEIMKPLKEDGVVLYPAKITLKDKDGNLVAEAVTLWQIKSWEKVKLKVD is encoded by the coding sequence ATGAACCTTGAGAAACTGTTTGTAGGTGTCAAAAAGGGAGGGTGGGGCTTAACCAAGTTAAATCTTGCCCTTTCCATTGCCATTCCTTTTAATAAACCGCATGGAATTAAAGTTAAAGAACTAGGTGATAATCATGTAAAAACCTTTGTCCCATACAAAAGGAGGAATTTTAACCATATTAAAGGTATTCATGCTTGTGCATTAGCAACCGTAGCGGAGTTTTGCTCCGGGTTACTGCTTTTATCCCGCGTGAACCCTAGAAAGTATAGGATAATAATGCAGGAGCTTAAAGTAAATTACTCTTACCAAGCAAAAAGCGATACCATTGCACACTTTGAGCTTTCGGAGAACGATTTGCAGTCGGAAATAATGAAACCCTTAAAAGAAGACGGTGTGGTGCTTTATCCAGCTAAAATCACGCTAAAGGATAAGGATGGAAATTTGGTTGCCGAGGCGGTGACTCTGTGGCAAATAAAGAGCTGGGAGAAAGTTAAATTGAAGGTAGATTAA
- a CDS encoding pyrophosphohydrolase domain-containing protein produces MDEALSMVEEFHNAFGIENGDKPTKQLTAEEVALRFRLMAEENEEYKSAAIDNDTVEIADALGDMLYILMGTILKHGMGHIIAPVFREIQASNMSKLGADGKPILREDGKVLKGPNYFKPDIESIIKKA; encoded by the coding sequence ATCGATGAGGCTTTGAGCATGGTGGAGGAATTTCACAATGCTTTTGGAATAGAAAATGGCGATAAGCCTACGAAACAGTTGACCGCAGAAGAGGTTGCTTTGCGATTTCGATTGATGGCTGAGGAAAATGAAGAATATAAATCTGCCGCAATTGATAACGATACCGTTGAAATAGCTGATGCCCTTGGCGATATGCTGTACATACTCATGGGTACCATTTTAAAACATGGTATGGGCCATATAATTGCGCCGGTATTTAGAGAAATCCAAGCAAGTAACATGAGCAAGTTAGGAGCGGATGGCAAACCTATTTTGCGAGAAGATGGAAAAGTTTTAAAGGGTCCCAATTATTTTAAACCCGATATTGAGTCCATTATCAAAAAAGCATAG
- a CDS encoding AAA family ATPase, translating into MELTNSATDTDIRALNEKIKLESSFIDLIFKEMDKSIVGQREMVESLLIGLLGNGHILLEGVPGLAKTLAINSLSKTTDVGFSRIQFTPDLLPADLIGTMIYNQKKEEFLVKKGPIFSNFILADEINRAPAKVQSALLEAMQERQVTIGSESFKLEEPFLVLATQNPVEQEGTYPLPEAQVDRFMLKVVLTYPEKEHEKLIIRNNISKAAYPTPDKVVKPEDILNAREIVREVYLDEKIEQYIVDIVDATRFPAKNGISQLEGMINFGASPRASISLAIAGKALAFINRRGFVIPEDIRSVCHRILRHRIGLSYEAEAENITSDEVINIILDSVEVP; encoded by the coding sequence ATGGAATTAACAAATTCCGCTACGGATACTGACATCAGAGCGCTGAATGAGAAAATAAAGCTTGAAAGCAGCTTTATCGACCTGATTTTCAAGGAAATGGATAAATCCATTGTTGGACAAAGGGAAATGGTTGAAAGCTTACTCATTGGATTATTAGGAAATGGACACATCCTACTTGAAGGGGTGCCTGGTTTAGCTAAAACCCTGGCTATTAATTCACTATCCAAAACTACTGACGTAGGATTTAGTAGAATACAATTTACACCCGATTTATTACCTGCCGATCTTATCGGTACCATGATATACAACCAAAAGAAAGAGGAATTTTTGGTTAAAAAGGGGCCAATTTTTTCCAACTTCATTTTGGCCGATGAGATAAACCGTGCTCCGGCTAAGGTGCAATCGGCACTTTTAGAAGCCATGCAAGAGCGCCAGGTAACGATAGGATCCGAATCATTTAAACTTGAAGAACCTTTTTTAGTTCTCGCTACGCAAAACCCAGTAGAGCAAGAAGGAACCTATCCTTTACCCGAAGCGCAGGTAGACCGTTTTATGTTAAAAGTGGTTCTTACCTATCCAGAAAAGGAGCACGAAAAGCTAATTATCCGCAATAACATTTCTAAAGCAGCTTACCCCACTCCCGATAAAGTGGTGAAGCCAGAGGACATCCTAAATGCAAGAGAGATTGTTCGCGAAGTATACTTAGATGAGAAAATTGAGCAGTACATCGTGGATATAGTTGATGCAACCAGATTCCCTGCTAAAAATGGTATTAGCCAACTTGAGGGTATGATAAATTTTGGAGCTTCTCCTCGCGCGAGCATCAGTTTAGCTATAGCTGGAAAGGCCCTAGCCTTTATTAACAGAAGAGGATTTGTAATTCCAGAAGACATTAGAAGCGTTTGTCATAGAATTTTAAGACACAGAATAGGCCTTAGCTATGAAGCCGAAGCTGAAAACATCACTTCAGACGAAGTAATAAATATCATTTTAGATAGCGTAGAGGTACCATAG
- a CDS encoding DUF58 domain-containing protein, which translates to MQKESTSEILKKVRRIELKTRGLSNQIFSGQYHSAFKGRGMAFSEVREYMPGDEIRTIDWNVTARFNQPYVKIFEEERELTVILVVDVSASDNFGSKEKLKKNLITELCAVLSFSAIQNNDKIGVIFFSDKVEKFIPPKKGKSHILRIIRELIEFEPESKGTNISEALTFLNNAIKKRAIAFLISDFMDDHPFKDGLRLANQRHDLVALQIKDEREESLPNVGLLPVVNPETGEWQWMDSSSKKVRNAYKQEAARWNESLHKLFKKTGVDFVSLYPNRSYVAPLINLFKKRSLHA; encoded by the coding sequence ATGCAAAAGGAAAGTACTTCTGAAATATTAAAAAAGGTCCGCCGAATTGAGCTTAAAACCAGAGGCCTCTCCAACCAGATTTTCTCCGGTCAATATCACTCGGCTTTCAAGGGGCGGGGTATGGCTTTTAGCGAGGTGCGCGAGTACATGCCTGGTGATGAAATAAGAACCATAGACTGGAATGTTACAGCACGATTTAACCAGCCCTACGTAAAGATTTTCGAGGAAGAGAGAGAGCTAACAGTAATTTTGGTAGTCGATGTTTCGGCATCGGACAATTTTGGTTCCAAGGAAAAGCTTAAAAAGAACCTGATTACCGAGCTATGTGCGGTTCTGTCTTTTTCAGCTATTCAAAACAATGATAAAATCGGGGTAATTTTCTTTTCAGATAAGGTGGAGAAGTTCATCCCTCCAAAAAAGGGAAAGAGCCACATTCTCCGCATCATTAGAGAGTTAATAGAGTTTGAACCAGAGTCTAAGGGCACAAATATTTCTGAAGCGCTTACTTTTTTAAATAACGCCATTAAAAAACGAGCAATAGCCTTTTTAATATCCGATTTCATGGACGATCATCCTTTTAAAGATGGTTTGAGGTTGGCGAATCAAAGGCATGATCTTGTTGCCCTGCAAATAAAGGATGAAAGAGAAGAAAGCCTTCCCAATGTAGGATTGCTTCCTGTGGTTAATCCAGAAACAGGCGAATGGCAATGGATGGATAGTTCCAGCAAAAAGGTGAGAAATGCTTATAAGCAAGAAGCAGCAAGATGGAATGAATCGCTCCACAAACTTTTTAAAAAGACTGGGGTGGATTTTGTTTCTCTTTATCCCAATCGATCGTACGTAGCTCCATTAATCAACCTTTTCAAAAAACGCAGTTTACATGCTTAA